Sequence from the Tripterygium wilfordii isolate XIE 37 chromosome 10, ASM1340144v1, whole genome shotgun sequence genome:
aacttttttttttgatgctttATTTTGCATCTGTTTCTAATACTGATTCATTTCAATGATTTCAGGAAAGGTGATGCAGCCTTGCCTCAAATACCATCAAGATACTTAAGAATAAAGTAGGTTTCTTTTTGCTTCATTTTTATTGTTTGTAGGGATTTTCCTTTGTGTTCTTTTGAAACACGTAGTTTCTAGACATTATTCACTCATTTCAGAGTCAttgtttgaaataaataattattatattggCTTTAATTGTATACATGATTTTTTCCATGGATCCATGCTTTGAGGTAGTTAAGAGTACATGCTTGAAAACACCTTTTCTTCCGGAAAAACAATAGTGTGCATCTAATATGACACATGAGTTTTTAGTTTACATAAACTGATATCATGTATGCCTCATCCTGTCTCCGTTCCCAGTGTCACTATTCTGGCCTGGTTTGACGATTGTAATGGGATAGTCTTGGCTGAGGCAATGCGAATCTGACCTCAGCTGTAGGGTTAACCTCTCTCTAACCTAGTTGTAATCCAATCTTGGGTCCGATTGCAACAAAGTCTTCATACTTGTTATGATGGATCAAGTTATTTTGTTCATCTTGAAAACTTGAAGTAGAGATACATGATGGAGCAGGTGGTCTGATAAGCCAATGTCGTTACCAACTTATTTCCAGAATGGCTAACCTGTATGTCTTGGTATGATTTTGTTTCCTTATTTGCATAACTTTCTTGTTTTTCGAGACCCCGCTATAAGTTCTATCCATATATGTTCTGACCGACAACTCATACTAGATACAATTTCTGTATACTTTTCCCGATTCCTTTGCTACTGTGTGCTTTACACAATCGATCGGATCATATAGAAATCATTTCGACACAACATAGGTCATCGAAAGGATCTCGGAGAACCACCAAAGCACGAAAGCCAGGATCTTTTAGAAAATGAATTCCTATTCGAAGAGTGCATTATCGAATGGATAAGCTCACACTAACCCGTCAATTTAGGATCCAATTCGGGATTTTCCTCTGTCTCTATCCCTATCTCATAGGTACATCGTTTGAATCAATGGTGAACCTTTTCTTCGATGTCTATATGAATCGATATTATTATATTCCAATTCCTAATGTCTCTTGATTTGGTTAGTATTCCAGATAATATGATCTGATAGAGCTAGCTGAAGTTTTTATACATGGCATCTTGAGAGGAACTTACTCTTGTATAGTTCAATTGTATGGTAGTTGATCCTTGGTAGGAATTTCTAATTATTACCACTAATTTCAATATGCTCACAGGAAATATGAGAATGAAACGAATTACTAGTCTTTACTCGCTAGTAATGACATTGATACCATGCGAAACTTATGCTTATTCAGAATCTAGGGGAGGAGAGGAGAATATGTTTGTTAATGATTTTAAGTGGAAGagattatttgaattttttgtagaTACGTTACGTCGCATCTAATTCAATCTGTTACAGGGATGGAAATATGCCTGTCTCTGTTATCCAAAAGTACCTGGTGAGGAAACTAGATCTAACCAGTGAAGCTGAGGTAAGATCCGTCATTAATTCTCcgcaaaattaatatttttgtgtGAATATTTTTTTCTGAAATGCTGCTGTGTTGTTTAATTGGAATGTATTATAATACATGACCTTGGCATTCCTTTCTTCCATCAACTCTTGTTGAAGGGTATTGCGCTATCAAATCCATTTCATAGAGGCAAATTCTTTCGTCTTTAATGTCCACGCACAATGCATTCCTTTTTGTTTGGCATCCATCCTTCTGGTTTTCACTTAGCTGTTAACTTCTGAATCTGTGATCTTctctaaacacataaatttacTAGAAATGATGTTGCatctaattgatttttttttcacttgcaGTATGAGTTTCTTGAACATACTGTAGATTTTTAAAAGCTTCATCCTTATTTTGCACGTTTTAGAAAACGCAACAAAAGTCATCTTGTATATTAATATTGAAACGTCTCACTTATCATAGTTACTAAATTTGGTATAAACATAATAAATTTGACGGACGGCTGACCGAAAGTGGGAAAATCTATTCGAATTACCAAAATGgaacaattttgaatttcaggtTGTtaaattggaatgtttgaacaCTTAGTGACGAAAATGGATAATGGCTTATCTTTTAGTGATGACTTGTTATACTAACCCGTAAATTCTACCATTTACATCTaagttttatttcttttgaacGAATTTGCAGGTTGAGATAAGATGTATGGGGCAAACAGTGGTTCCCTCATTGCAACTTCGTACTTTAATAGATTTATGGTTGCAAGCAACATCAACACCGGAGCGATACTCAGCATCGATTGGTTCCTCGGCCAAGGACTTTGTGATTGTGCTGACCTATGCTCGAAAGGTCCCAGGCAGTGAATGAATGATGCCATTCTCCATATTTCTGCCGTCCGCAACTTTCAATTATCATTATAGTTCTCCAAAACTTCCTAATGATATAGAGGGACTTTGACGTTCGGCATATATATAGACTATGGCTGATCATTTGTTTCATTACTTGGTTCATTTACAAATAATTGCAAGCGCCTTGTAACAAAAGGCAGAGAGATTTGCACTGTGGACAGAAAGGGATGTCTTCTGATTCATTTTGACAATTGCATTAGACAAAAATGGACTTTTAATATTGTTGGGTACATGTAATTAGACATCTTGCATGCTGAAGTTGTGCACGGGAgggttgtttattttttataggCGAAAATGGTCATGTGGCCCCGTGGTAAGATATAGGATCTGCGTATATCTTACATGTCCCAGATCCCACCCACTATGAGAGTCTTGCATACGAATGCTGTTTACGGTACATATTCAGTTTGCGTGCATATGAGTTTGCGGATTGAGAGCAGGCACGCTGGGGCCTGGGACTTTGGGAGTGGATTTGATGTGGGTAACCCAGCGATGGAAAGCAAAAACCCATTTTTGATGTAGATAATGTATACAGATTGATTAGAAACACCACAGTTAACCACCATTGAGTACAGTTTTCGTGTACGCAAGCAAAAGAAAAGGTCTAAAATCTGCCTTCGAAATTAGTTGGTTTGCTAGGTTAGACTGTAAGAGTGCAGTTTCAAACCTGAATTTAGCCAAAGTTTGGTTGTTCAATAATTCCTGTGTTGAGCCAATTTAGAGCAACAGGGGAGCCCTAACAGAAATTCCATGAATCAAACAGGTCTGTGATATGGTCGTTTTATCATCCTTTCTGCACTTTTAAAACCATTTACTGGGAGATACTTAACATAAGCATATGAAAAGAAGTTTAAACATTGGGCGTAATACCATTCCCAATCTGGTCTAATGCTCTCCCAAACTGGTAATCAAACAAGTAACAATCCACACATTAGAACTCCGAAATGCCAAGGAGATATAGGACTTTCAGCCCAAGTGGAAATCAGTGAGGTGTAAAGACATACATAAGCATGCAATACAATCCCCATGACTGAAAACAAATTCCGAACAAAGCTAGTATTACTATGAACAAACGAATGAGTCCTAAATTGCATGTAATGAAAAAAATTCACAACAGAATACTGAAAGTTATGATTTTAAAAGAAGGCACATTAGTTTCTTGTTTGACAATGTATACCATTGAACTGTATTGATTAGACTTCTGGCCAGAGAAATCTTGAATAGAATGCATTTACCTCATCCAGTTCAGATAATTCATGGTTCTAAACATAATAATAAGAATCAAATCTTCTCGTTGGATTTGGGCGGAGATGGTGGCTTTTGCGGTGGTGGTGGCACTGGTATTTGTGGTTGAGGATTAGCCAAGGTTTGATGGTAGATATAAGGTTCATGTAGCGATGGATGGTAGAGTGATGGATATTGGATAGTGGGGTGTGGAAGGTGACGTCTATAGTAAGGATTTCGTGGATAGGTTAACAAAGTTGGCAGAGGAAAAGGATAAGAGTAtggtggcggtggcggtggcggtggaGGTGGAGGATATGGTGgcggtgggggtgggggtgggggtggggtggTGTAATATCCACTCACCTCAACATGTACATCTTTCAACTGTCAACCCCAACCATCAGTACCAACCTACAAAGATCTGCTAGAGAAGAAAAGTTCCTCAAGAACAAGCAACTGACAGGATGTACCATGTAAATACCAACTAAAGCTTTGTAGGCCCTCAAACAACAACAGACAGGCAATGTACAAAAGCATTTGCAGGTGATAGCGCCAATGCTTTCTCCTCAGCATcttattttactctttttttccaaatcaaagACCTTCCCTCACATGGCATAAAGGTTGCATCCACTTTTTCTTCGAAGGCGACCCCAACCTCCGTTCAATGTTTTGGGAATAGCAGAATAGACTATATAATTCTAATACTTTATCTCCACAGAAAGTGGTCTAACCAAATGGGCACATCTAGAttggatcatcatcatcaagctttaatctcaaaagtttggggtcaacTACATGAATTGAGAAAATCAATAAGAAATTATTATGTGTATTCTTTTCCGCCATATTTCTACCTAGGATAATACTTACATCACCAcctattaaatccatatcatttcttactacttcaagtcaTGTCTTCTTAGGTCGTCCACTTtgcttcctactctctcctatacaaatccTCTCGATTTTACTCACCACCGCACCATTATCTCTACGTTATACATACTCATATCATCTTAAACGGTTTCCTCGCCATTATAAGTTTCGAGCAGTCATGACCAGTGCGGTGGCATGGATTGTACAACCACATCTACATGGATTGTCACCCTATATTCTCGAAAGTGACTTCAAATACCAGTCACAAATTGCATGAATGCATAAGTTTTAAGCATGAATTGAATGAATGGAAGACCGGGTCATCAAGATAAGTAACATCAAGGTATCAAAAGAAACCACTGCTAGATCACAAATTCATCAGTACACTAATCAATGAGGAAACCCAACCACAATATAGACATAAGGGCAGCAGTAGTAGTCAACTCTTCAAGCTGAAACTTTgataattcattgaaaacaaatgtagggtaaaataaaataacaatgtGATTGAGTCTCAAATTGCCATTTCATGAACAAGGTACTCATCCATAAACTAGAACGTGTATGGATTCAGTTCTCACTATCACTTGTACAAACatatttgagaaaataaaagaaggcTCAAAGTGTAAGCAAATCAAAATTATTTGccaaaaaaagaagggaaaatgtGAATTAGAGATATAGAGGATCTTATCTAACCAGTGGAATTGCTGCAACTACTCAAGTAGATCCTTCAAATGCATCACTCAAATGCCTGAACTACTTGCTCTAACACGAAATCCAAATCCGGCATCAACAAGCTCGCTTCATGATTCAACTAAACGCGGGAGTATCGGGCAGGTGTAGGGCTTCCCACAACCGAGAGCAAACCTCCATCACCCCCCTCCGCGTCGTCCATGTACAAATCCTCCGTACCTCTAAACGCAGCGTGTAATACGACAAGAAAAGCCCCAATGAGTATGGAAACCAGCACATTAAGCCAAACGCTCGTTAACACCAGGGCCACAATAGTCACCACCGCAAGCACGCCGAGCACGATGCGATCGTCGACAGTGCGGCCAACGATGACAAGAGGTCCCTCACGGAAAAAGTAGAGGAAGAACCAAGCGACGAAGATGATGATGTAGACGATCAAGGAGACCGGGTGCCAAAGGAGGCTAAGGAAGAGGATGCCGAGGATTATCAGGGCGTAGTTCACGCGGAAGTAGTTGAGATTCCGTTTTAATCGTATGGTGGCCTCGCCGACAGAGTAAGGGCGCGTAAAGGAGGATAGATTGAAGAATTCGGTCCATGGGCGGCGAGTGGCGAAGAAGGAGCTGGTATTAGCGATGGCGCGTGTGGCGAAGCCGGTGTTGGGGGAGGGGATGGCTCCGTAATGGGCTGAGGAAGTTGATGTCATCGGAGACCAGACTCCCTACCTGAATTTCTCAAGATTAGAAGAATATCTAAAGGTAAAGAAATGAAATATCGAATCAAACCCTAGATTCTGTGTAACTTCAACGCAATTTCATTCGATGTTGAAACTGAACGAGGAGAGCCGGAGCGAGTAGGGGCAGAGTAAGGCTTTTAACAGGCCACATGCTCTGATAGGTCACCTGGATAATTTGATAGAAATGTCCCAGACAGTCTGTAATACGATGTCGTTTAACCATTTCAGAGAATGAATCTTGGCCAATTTTATGGAGCCTAAACGTCTCGTAAAATTCTGAATTCGATTCTCGCTAAAAACGATATTTTTGTTGTTATGCATTAAGTTTTTTCCCAACTTATTATATGTACGCAGGTTTAATGGATCGAGTTTTGATTCATAACGGATGTCCAAAGTATAGATTTACATGATATTattttcggttaaaaaaaaatctcctttcaaatttaacaaaaaattatttataaataatctTTAAGAAACTATTATAGTACTAATGATAAAATTTCCtttatatttttcaataaatcttaatttcatatAAAACTATTATTGCAAAGATGAAAATACTTATGATTAACGTCAACAAATTGGGTTAAGGGGATTTAATCAATTCAACCTTATGAACCTTCTCTTTTGTGCATCTCAAAAAGATTAAAGGTATCATCATTAGAGAATCTTGTATAATTACTTAAAAGAattcattttttagaaaaaaaaaaaactattcttTGTGGATATGAATCATGAATGAAAGTGTTGTGGTGGTGGAGGTCTCGTGAGTTTTTCTCTATAAAATGTTATTGTGGGGTGCAAATCAATGAAACCATGTGAAAAGGAAGACTTCCAATTAAGTCACCTCACATCATTTGGCTTAATTTAAACATTTCAATTTTTAGTTGTAGTGATTGATACGTTTTCTTATCATGTTTCCATGTTGAACATTAATGAAAATGATCACTATTAATCATACCAAAATTACCCTCCATTAGAATTATGACACGTGACACAAGATATTTAAGATAACACATCAATCGAAGAGTTATCTCGGTTGCCGACTAATGTAGAATCGAGTAGTCAGCTGAGAAGAAGGTATCCGAAAAGACCGCTTAAATCATGGTAGTCGAGGAGAGAGCATCTCGACAAGACTGAGATTCCTTCGGTATGAGGTCAAGCATCCCACCTTGGATATCCTTGGTGACCAAACACCAAATGAAACTAAGAGTCTTGAAGGAGACTAACTCCACTTAGGAAAGGAATCATGATACCATTCACCCTCCTATAAATTCGCGTAAGAATTAGGGAATAAAAGATCTATTAGCCAATTGAGAGAGTTCTGAACACCGAGACCTCCGCTACCAATAGCATAACGAGTTAAGCTTCGGATAGATCTCCCCGAAAATACCCTCAGCACCCTCTATAGCTCACAATTTTTACCGTGCAGGTCTCCTTAGCAGAATTGAAGACACTTCCTGACGTTAGTCCTACCTCCTGATACGTCACTAAGATCAATCCAGTTTTAGACGTCATCAACTACTaaaaaagagttttttttatGATAAGCACCGGATACTTGGATCACCCCACTCTCCCTAAGTTCCTGATAAATCACAGGATGTTGATGTGAAAAGTTGAA
This genomic interval carries:
- the LOC120007812 gene encoding PRA1 family protein E-like, translated to MTSTSSAHYGAIPSPNTGFATRAIANTSSFFATRRPWTEFFNLSSFTRPYSVGEATIRLKRNLNYFRVNYALIILGILFLSLLWHPVSLIVYIIIFVAWFFLYFFREGPLVIVGRTVDDRIVLGVLAVVTIVALVLTSVWLNVLVSILIGAFLVVLHAAFRGTEDLYMDDAEGGDGGLLSVVGSPTPARYSRV